One Baekduia alba genomic window, GATCGCGCGCGAAGCCGACGAGCGCGGTGAAGCGTGCGAGGACGACGGCCTCGAACAGCGCCTCCTTGGTGGGGAAGTGCCGGTAGACCGTGCCCGCGCCGACGCCGGCGCGGCGCGCGATGTCGTCCAGCGGGACGGTCGCGCCGTCGGTGGCGAACGCGACGGTCGCCGCGGCGAGCACCTTGTCGCGGTTGCGCCGGGCGTCGGCGCGCAGCGGACGCTCGCCGGTCACCGCGCGCGCCCCGCGTTGACAACCGGGGCGCACGCCCCGTATCGTGGAAGCGGGGCCACCGTTCCGATTCTACGGCCTCACCTTTCCCCGGATCCCTCTCCCCAGGAGCACGCCGCCATGCCCGCAGCCGCGACCACGCCCACCGCCGTCGCCGAGAGCTTCCTCGAGGCCATCGTCTCCGGCGATCCCGACCGCGTCGCCGCGCACTACGCGGCCTCGGTCGAGGTCGAGCTGCCGTTCGGCCCGCCGCTGCTCGCGGGGCGCACCGCGAGCGGCCGCGACCCGGTGCGCGCGCAGCTCGAGGCCTCGCGGGACGTGCGGCGCTACCTGCGCGTCGAGGACGCCGCGATCCACGCGGGCGCCGACGGCGAGACGGTCCTGGTCGAGTACACGCTGCACGGCGAGCACCTGCCCGGCGGCGCGCCGTTCGCGCTGCGCTTCGCGATGGTCATGACCGTGCGCGACGGCGTGATCGTGCACTCGCGCGACTACACCGACCCGGTCGCGGCCGCGCTGCTGATGGGCCGCGGGGAGGAGCTCGCGGCCCACCTGGCCGGCGCGTAGGCCTACACCTTGGGATTGCCGCCCTTGCGCTTGGCCGCGCACGTGCGGTACTTGCGCTCGCCCTTGACCGTGCGGCCGTCCTTCAGCTTCAGCGCGATCGCGACGGTGAAGCGCCCCTTGGGCAGCTTGCGCAAGGTCGACGGTCGAGCGCAGCCGTGTGCCCTTGCGCACCGCGACGGTCTTGCCGTCGACCTTGACGGTGGCCGAGACGACGTCCGAGCCCTTCGGGACGCGCAGGCGGATCCCGAAGCTGCGGCGGCTGGCGCACGTCCTGGTCGGCGGGAACGCGACCGACTGGGCGAGGACCGTCGGCGGCCGACAGTCGTGCGACCGGCTTGGGCTTGGTCGGCACGGGCGGGGCGCCCGCGGTGCCGACGGGCGCGGACGGCGGCGTGCCGCCGCCGCTGGGTGCGGCCGGCAGGGCCGGCGCGGCCGGCGGGTCGGTCACCGTTGCGCAGTTCCAGCGCGCGACGAAGACCTCGTTGTTGGTGCCAAGATTGGAGAACTGGTAGGCGGAGGCGTCGCCGATCGGGTCGGCGACCTTGGTGAGGGTGGCCGCGGCGGAGGCGGGGTCGGCCGATACGATTGGGCGCGATGGCCCTCGCCGACACCTTCAACGAGATCGTCGCCTCGCTGCCCGACGACTGGACCGATCTGGAGATCGACGTCCGGATCCACGACGAGTCGCGCTACGTCAACGCGGCGGTCTACCTCAGCACCGTCAACGCGCAGCCGTACTCGAAGAACGACTGGCACTGGCGCATCCTCGTGGCGCATCGCTTCGGCCACGCGTCGGCCGCGCCCGCGGTCCACGGCGCGCTCGCGCTGCTCGACAAGGCGGGGCTGGACGGCGAGATCGCGGTGCGCGAGGCGCGCTCCGGCCGCGTCGAGGTCGTCCAGATGTGGGGCCGGCCCGAGTCGGTGCGCCAGGAGTTCCAGCGGATCCGCGCCCAGTAGGGGCGCGCCGCGCTCGCGGCTACGCGTCCGGGTCCGACTTCAGGCCCGAGCGCGCGACCTGGGTGTCGAACATCGCGGCGACATCGGGCTTCTTCTTCACGATCCCGAACCGCTGCTCCCACGTCGCCCACTTGGCCAGCACGGCGGGCTGGAGCTGGCCGAAGAAGTCGGCGCCGGCCATGAAGGACGGGCTGACGGCGTCGAGCTGCTCGGACGTCAGCGTCCGGTTGAGCGTCGGCTCCTCGTCGGTCAGCGCCGAGACGGCCGAGTCCGGGTCGTTGATCGCGCTCTCGTAGCCGCGGCGCAGCGCGCGGATCGTCGCCCGGACGACGGGCGCGTCGGTCTCCAGCGTCTCGCGCGTCGTGGCGAGGACCAGCTCGGGATAGGACGGCGCGCCGTAGTCGTCGACCTTGAACTCGCGCGCCGCGGGCCGCTGGTGCTTCAGCGCGACGCCCTCGGCATTCCAGAACGCGGTCGCGCCCGCGACCTTGCCCGACAGCAGCGCCTGCACGGCGTTGAAGCCGATCGTGACCTTGCGGACCTTGCCCGGGTCGCCGCCGTCGCCCTTGACGATCGAGTCCAGGACGGCGTCGTCGGAGGGCAGGCCGGTGACGCCGACCTTGCGGCCCTCGAGGTCGCTGGGTCGCTTGACGCTCGCGCCGTCGGCCGCGAGCACCGCCGCGAGCGGCGTCTGGACGAGCGCCATCACGCCGACGATGTCCTTGCCCTTGGCGTCGGCGAGCGCGAGGTCGTGGATGTCGACCAGCGCGAAGTCCTCCTGGCCGGAGAGCAGCGCCTTGATGCCGTCGGTCGACTCGCCGGGCGGGTGGACGTCGAGGTGGACGCCCTCGGCGTCGTCGTAGCCGCGCTGGAGCGCCAGGTAGATGCCGGCGTGCACCGCGTTGGGCGTGAAGTCGAGCATCAGGTCGGCGTCCGCGTCGGGCCGGCTGTCGCTGCTGTCTGTGCCCGCGCAGCCGGCGGCGGAGACGGTCGCGGCAGCGACGAGGAGGGCGGCGAGGGCGCGTCGGAACATCGGCGGCGCAGGGTACTCGCGACAGCGTCGTAGGATCAGGCAGGTGCGCCGTCGTGTGACCTTCTCGCGGAACGTGACGCTTTCGTTGTCGCGGACCTGCGTCTCCCACTGCAAGTACTGCGCCTTCCAGACGCACCAGACCCATCTGCACACGCCGGATGAGGTGCTGGCGCTGCTCGACGGGGCGGCGAAGCGGTCCGTGAAGGAGCTGCTGGTCCTGACCGGGGACGACCCGGCTCATCACCCGGGCGTTCGGGCCCGGCTTCAGGAGCTCGGCTTCCCGGACTTCGTCGCCTACGTCGTGTGGTGCTGCGAGCAGGCGCTCGAGCGCGGCCTGCTGCCGCACACCAACCTCGGCGCGGTGTCGCGCGAGGAGCTGGCGCGGCTGCGCGAGGTGACGGCGTCGCAGGGCTTGATGCTGGAGTCGACGCGCGCCGACCTCGTCGCCCATCAGGGGTCGCCGACCAAGGACCCGGAGCTGCGGCTGCAGACCATCCGGATGGCCGGCGAGCTGAAGATCCCGTTCACGTCGGGGATCCTGATGGGGATCGGGGAGACGCGCGAGGATCGGGTCGACGCCCTGCGGGCGCTGGCCGCGGTCCACGAGGAGCATGGCCACCTGCAGGAGGTCATCCTCCAGAACTTCGTCCCGCACCGGAAGTACTACGGCGAGGAGCCGGCCGACATCGCGACCGAGGCGGCCGAGCGGTTCTGGCGCACGGGGCTGCGCGACGTGGGCGGGCGGGCCGTGGTCGGCGTGCCGGAGTGGGCTTCGGCGATCTCGCTGGAGGACCTGGTCGACGTGATCGCGGTCGCGCGCGAGCTGATGCCCGGCGTCGGGATCCAGGTGCCGCCGAACCTGAGCGAGCACTGGCCCGAGCTGGTCGCGGCGGGCGCGACGGACCTCGGTGGGCTGAGCGCCAACGGCGACCACATCTCGCCCGAGCACCCGTTCCCGTCGCCGCACCAGGTGCGCAAGCGCCTGGCGCAGGACGGCGTGGCCCTGACCGAGCGGCTGTGCGTGTACGGCAAGTACCTGGACCCGGAGTGGGTCGAGCAGCATGTGCTGGATGTCGTGAAGGTCAAGTACTGGTCCTTCATCCCGCGCCGCGGCTCGGGGCGGACGGAGGCGCCGTTCGCGATCCAGTCAGACCTCGTCGGGCCCGCGGTGGCGCGGGGGCGCGCCGGCGAGCCGCTGTCCATCGAGGAGCTCACCGCGATGTTCGCGTCGACCGACGCGAGCGCGATCGAGGAGATGCGCGCCGGCGCCGACGCGCTGCGCGCCGAGCTGGCGGGCGACACCGTGACGTTCGTCGTGAACCGCAACATCAACGTGTCCAACGTCTGTGTCGTCGGCTGCGCGTTCTGCGGGTTCGGGCAGGGCAAGCGCTCGCCCGACGCCTACCAGCACGACGAGGAGGAGTTCCGGGGGCGCGTGCGCGAGGCGGTGGACTACGGCGCGACCGAGTTGTGCATGCAGTCGGGCATCCATCCCGATTGGAAGTTGGACGACTACCTGCACTGGCTGCGGGTCGCGAAGGACGAGGCGTCGCAGCTGCATCTGCACGCCTACTCGCCGATGGAGATCGCGCACATGTGCGACATCAGCGGGCTGCCGCCGGCCGCGGTCTTCGCGCAGCTGCGCGACGCCGGGCTGGGGTCGACGCCGGGGACCGCCGCGGAGGTGCTGCATGACGGCGTCCGCGAGCGCATCAGCCCCAACAAGCTGCCGGTCGCGCGGTGGGTCGAGATCATCGAGGCCTCGCATCGCGCCGGGCTGCGGTCGACGTCGACGGTGATGTTCGGCCACATCGAGGAGCCGTGGGAGCTGGCGACGCACATGCACGTCGTCCGCGAGCTGCAGGAGCGCACGGGCGGGATCACGGAGTTCGTGCCGCTGTCGTTCATCCCGTTCATGACGCTGCTGGGGCGCACGCACGGGGTCGAGGAGATCTCGCGCGAGGAGAACCTCAAGCACACCGCGGTGTTCCGGCTGGCGCTGGGCAAGTCCATCCGCAACGTGCAGGCGTCGTGGGTGAAGATGGGCCTGGACGCGGCGACCGAGGCGCTGCGCTGGGGCGTCAACGACCTCGGCGGAACGTTGATGGAGGAGTCGATCTCCCGCCTGGCCGGGTCGTACCACGGCGTCAAGCTGGATCCGCCGGAGCTGGTCGCGGCCGCGCACGCGGCCGGGCGGCCGGCGGCCGAGCGGTCCACGTTGTACGACATCCTGCGCGAGCACCCGCTGGGCGCGCCGCGCGAGGCGGCGGCGTAGACCTATGGGTCGGTCCCGCCGCCGGGCGGCGCGGGCGGGCGACGTGGCGGCGCCGGCACCGCCACGGGCGACGCCGCGGGCCCGTCCTGCCGCGGAGGTCGCGCCGCAGGTGCTGCGCCGGTCGCTCGGCGCGTACCTGGCGGGCGCGATCGTCATCGCCATCGTGGTGTTGGTCGGGACGGTCGCGCTTGCGCCGTCGTGGGCGCCGTGGGCGGTGCTGGCCGCCGACGCGGTCGCGTCGCTCGCGCTGTTCAAGTGGTCGGAGTCCCGGCTCGCGGGCCTGGCGCTCAGCGACGAGGACCGGATGCTCCAGACGCTGGCGGGCGGGCTGCTGGCCATCGTCCTGCTGTTCGCCGCGGTGGCCGCCGTGGTCTTGACCGTCGCCTAGCCGGTCGGCCGGCGCTCGTCCTCGCTAGGTTCTCCGGATGGCCGAAGCGATCACCCGCGAAGGATTGGCACAGCTCAAGAGCGAGCTCGAGGAGCTCGAGGGGGAGGGCCGGCGCACGATCGCGCAGCGGATCCTCGTCGCTCGCGAGCTCGGCGACCTGTCCGAGAACGCGGAGTACCACGCCGCCAAGGAGGACCAGGCGCACCTCGAGACGAAGATCGCCCGCCTGACCGAGCGCCTGCGCAACGCGACCGTCGTCGAGTCCGACGCGGACGCGACGGTCGTCACCTTCGGCGCCACCGTCAACGTGACCGAAGTGTCCTCCGGCCGCTCATCGTCCTACACGATCGTCGGCGCGACCGAGGCCGACCTGAAGACCGGACGCCTGTCGGCCGAGTCACCGGTGGCCAAGGCCCTCATCGGGGCGGCGCCGGGCGACACCGTCGCGGTCTCGACCCCGTCCGGCACCCGCCAGTTCAAGGTCGATTCGCTGGGCTGAGCGAGCCCGCGTCGCCCTCGGTTGACGGGGGTGGCCGGGGCGGGAGCGTTCGAGGGCGAAGAGGCGGCGCCGGCGCATCAAGCGCCGCCTCCGGCCAGCAGCGCTGCGACGTCGACGTCGCCGGCGCGGAGGTCCACGTCGTCGGTCACGTGGCCGTCCTGGAGGCGCACGAGGCGATCGCAGCGGGATGCGACCACGGGATCGTGCGTCGCCAGCAGGATCGTCGTCCCGCGTTCGGCCCGCAGGGACAGCAGCAGGTCGAGGATCGCCGCGCCGGTGCGCGAGTCCAGGTTGCCCGTCGGCTCGTCGGCGAGCAGCAGGCCCGGGCTCCAGACCAGCGCCCGGGCGATCGCCACGCGCTGCTGCTGGCCGCCGGACATCCGCGACGGCAGCGAGCGCTCGCGGCCCGCCAACCCGACCGCGGCGAGCAGCTCGGCCGCCCGCGCGGCCTTGTCGAAGCCGACCTTGAACGGGACGACCGGCGCGAGCACGTTGTCGCGCGCGGTCAGCGCGCCGAGCAGGTTGAACCGCTGGAAGACGAAGCCGACGTGGCGGCGATGGGCGGCCAGCGCGTCGCCGTCCAGCGCCGTGACCTCGCGGTCGTCGACGAAGATCGCGCCCGCGTCGGCGCGGTCGACCCCGCCGACGAGGTGCAGCAGCGTGGACTTGCCCGACCCCGACGGGCCGGTCAGCGCGACCGCCGCGCCCGGCTCGACGGTCAGCGACACCCGATCGGCCGCGACGAGCTCGACGCCCTCGTCCAAGGTGTAGCGCTTGACGACGTCCTCGACGCGGACGGTCGATCCCACCGTTGTCGTTGTGCTCGTCATTCCTCGGCCAGCAGGGTCGCGGTGGGCAGTCTTCGCAGGGCGGCGGCCGGTGGGAGCGACGCGCCGACCGCGATCAGGATGCCAAGCAGCGCGGCGCCACCGGCCACCAGCGGCATCGCGGTGGTCAGCTCGCCGGTGAACGCGACCGCCGCGGCCAGGCCGATCCCGGCGCCGAGGACGCCGCCCACGACGCCCAGGCCCAGTCCCTCCAACGCCACCAGCCGCGTGAGCTGGCCCTCGCGCCAGCCGGTCGCGCGCAGCGTCGCGATCTCCGCCGAGCGGTCGCGCAGGTTCAAGTACAGGACGTCGGCGACGGCCAGGCCGCCGAGCACGAGCGTCGCGCCGACCGCCAGGTAGTCGGCCGTCCGGACCTGCACCGCGATCGCATCGCCGAGCACCGTCCCGACCACCGCGCCGCGGAACGCCGCCGTCACGGCCAGCAGCGCGGTCAGCGCGAAGACGCCGACGCCGAGCGACACGACGCCGAGCGCCGTCCGGCCCGGCACGCGCAGCAGGTTGCGGATCGCGAGGCCGCGGACCGACCGGATCGGCCGCGCCGAGCCCGTCGGGCGCACCGCGGGGCGCACGGCCTCCAGCGGATCGCTGCGCGCCGCGCGCGCCGCCGGCACCGCGCCCGCGGCCAGCGCCAGCACCGTCGCCGCCGGCACGGCGACGAACGCCCGCAGGCCGCCCACCGGCAGCCCCAGCGCCGCGCCGGCCGGCAAGGCCACCAGCAACCCGACCAGCCCCGCGGCCAGGCCGACGACGCCCACTTCGATCAAGAGGTACGAGAACAGCTGTCGCCGCGGCCAGCCCACGCACGCCAAGACCCCCAACTCGACCGAACGTGACCGCACGGCGGCGCTCGTCGCGTTCACGCAGAACAGCGCGCACACGAGCAACACCAGGAAGAACAGCACCAAGGACTTGCGGTCGACCGCGCTGAGGATCGCCGTCGCCACGCCCTTCTTGACCCAGCCCTCGCGCAGCGCCACGGCCGGCCGGCCGAAGCCGGAGGCCGGGACGTCGACCCGCACCGGCGTCTCCGAGGCGCCCGCCGTCACGTCGACCTGCAGCCCGGTGTGCGCCGCGATGCGCTCGGCCACCAGCCGGATCCGCTCCCGCGAGGCCTTGTCCGGGCCGTGCACACCGCGGACCCGCACGCGCACGACGCTGATCGGCTGTGCCTGCTGGCGCTCGACGCTCCGCCCGAACACGCGAGGTTGCAGGAACATCGAGCGCGCGGCGAGCGTCGTCAGCACCGTCGGCGCCTGCGTCAGGTAGCCGGCCATGTTCCCGTCCGGCTGCAGGGTCCCGGACCCCAGCGCGCGGCGGCTCGCGGCGTCCGCGACGGTCGCCACCGAGCGCTGCAGGGGATCGAGCGGCATGACGTCCGGGTCGCCGAAGCCGGTGAGCCGGCGCGGGTCGAATGTGCCGACCGCCTGGATCTCCGGCAGCGGGTAGTTGTAGGCGAACGTGCCGGTGTTCTCGTCCAGCCGCCGGAAGCCGGTGCCGTGCGCGGTGGCCGGGACGGTGACGAACCCCGCCGTGTTGCCCGTGACCTCGAGGGCCGAGCCCCAGATGTAGGGGTCGCTGCGGATCGGCTGCGCGACGAGGTGGCGCGGGCCGAGCTGCGTGTAGCGCGGCTGGCCGCTCGTCCACGTCGCGTCCAGGCCCATCGGCTGGCGGAGCTGGGCGATCAGCGTGGCGTAGGCGTCGCGCGCGCCGACCGTTTCGCGGGCGAGCACCGGCCCCGGCCGCGCGCCGGCGAGCGTGCGCTTGACCGCGCCGCGGTCGTCGCGCGCGGCGAACACCGCGTCGGCCGCGCTGGTGGGCAGGCGCCGGGCGTCGGCCCGGGCCGACAGGTCGAGGTTCGTCGCGGTGGCCATCAACATCGGCACGACCTGGCGGTGCTCGCCGACGCGCGCCGTGTCGCCATCGCGCAGGTAGCGGCCCGTCACGACGGTGTGGTCCAGGCCAGACAGCTTGGCCTCGGCCGCGGGGTCGATGCCGGCGACCAGCAGCGGGAACGGGTACTGCACGGCGGCGCCGAGGTCCTCGGGAGCGGTCCCCGCCAGGCCGTACGGCGCGAGCCCGTTGCGGCCGCTGCGCGTCGACCAGCAGTGCAGATAGGACCGCGCGGCGCGCGAGAACGGCGAGGCCGGGGCGCTGGCGATCGGGCAGATCGGGACGTAGCCGCGGGCGCCGAGGTCCTCGTCGGCCTGCACGATCGTCGGCGACCCGATGATGTGGCCCGTGTCGGGGCGGGTCGGCCGGCGCGTGACGTACACGTAGGAGTCGGGCTCCCGGACGGTCACGCGGCCGCGGTCGGCGCGCCACGTCGTGCGCACCCGGAACGCGCTGCGGGGGCCCGGCGACAGCTGGTCGCCCAGCCGGACCGGGATCGTCGCCGTCGGCAGCACGTACCCGAACACCGCCAGCGGCGCCGCCACGTCCACGCCCGGCGTGCGCCGGATCTCGTGGTACTGGTCCATCGTGATCCCGCCGAAGGTGCCGGACGCGAACGCCTGCTGGACGAGGCCCTCGTCGCGCTCCAGCGGCTGGACCGCGCCGCGCGGCCGGACGAGCACGTCGTAGGCGGTCCGGAAGTGCTGGGCGACGTCGCCGCGGACCTCGAGCCGCGAGGACTCCGACGCGCCCGTCAGGACCGTGAACGACGCGGTCGCCACCGCGATCCCCGCCAGCAGCGCCAGGGCGCGGCCGCGGCGGTGACGCAGCTCGGCGGCGATGAGGCGCAGCACCCGACCACCTTGTCACGGCGCCCCGACGCAACGCAAAGGTCGGCTAACCGAACAGGTCCTCTTCGCGACCACGGACGAGCGCCTGGACCCCCGGGCCGTCGTCGCCGGCCGGCAGCACGTGGCGCTCCAGGCCCGTGACGACCACCGCGGGCTCGCCCGCGTCCTTGCCTCCGCGGGCCAGATCGGCGGCCGCGGCTGCCTGGTCGGCGATCGCGATCCACGTGGCCCGCAGCGCGCGGCCGTGCGCGTCGGTCCGGCCGCGCCAGTCCTCGAGCGGCGCCAGGCCGGCGATCCCGACCGCGACGTCGCACTGGCCGTGGCGCCAGGCGCGGCCGAAGGAGTCGGCGATCAACACCGCGGGGGACCCGGCGCCCAGCCGCCCCAGGGCGCCGCGCAGGGCCCGCGCGCTGGCGTCCGGGTCGACGGGCAAGAGGATCAGCTCGTCGGCGGCGGCCGCGTTGGACGCGTCCACGCCCGCGTTGGCGCACACGAAGCCGTGGTGGGTGCGGGAGATCAGGACGCCGTGCTCGGCGCGCACCACCTCGGCGCTCTCGCGCAGGATGACCTCGACCTGGCGCGGGTCCTTGCCGAGCTGCGCCGCGAGCGTCAGGGCGCGCTCGCCGGGCACGACGTCGCGCAGCGCGACCACGCGGCCCTCGGCCTTGGACACCACCTTGTGGGCGACCACCAGCACAGCTCCGGGCGCGAACCCGCCGGCGCCGTGGGCGCCGGCGATCAGCGCCGCGAGGTCGTCGCCCGCGCGCACCTCCGGCAGGCCCGCGAGGGCCCGCGCGGTGACCAGGGTCATCCGGCGCCGCCGCCCACGCGGCTGAACCGCGCGAGCAGCCCCCGCGTGTGCGACGCGCCGCCGCGCACGTCCTCCAGCGCCGTGCGAAGCGCCGCGAGGTCCTCGACCGTGTCGACGTCGAGGCCGAGCGTCGGGACGTCGATCGCCGCGACCGTCGCGCCGGCCTCGCGCGCGAGCCGCTCGTGGCGCTCGCGCGAGCCGGGGCCGAAGGCGGGCTGGATCGCGTCGGGCGGGGTCAGCAGCAGCGCGTTGGTCCCGGTGCCGTGGCGGTCGGGCACGACGACGACGTCCGGGGTCTCGACGCCGTCGGCGTCGGCCAGGAGCGCGTCGACCTCGGCCGGGTCCAGGGCCGGGCAGTCGCCGGGGACGAGCAGGACGCGGGTCGCG contains:
- a CDS encoding nuclear transport factor 2 family protein; translation: MPAAATTPTAVAESFLEAIVSGDPDRVAAHYAASVEVELPFGPPLLAGRTASGRDPVRAQLEASRDVRRYLRVEDAAIHAGADGETVLVEYTLHGEHLPGGAPFALRFAMVMTVRDGVIVHSRDYTDPVAAALLMGRGEELAAHLAGA
- a CDS encoding ABC transporter substrate-binding protein translates to MFRRALAALLVAAATVSAAGCAGTDSSDSRPDADADLMLDFTPNAVHAGIYLALQRGYDDAEGVHLDVHPPGESTDGIKALLSGQEDFALVDIHDLALADAKGKDIVGVMALVQTPLAAVLAADGASVKRPSDLEGRKVGVTGLPSDDAVLDSIVKGDGGDPGKVRKVTIGFNAVQALLSGKVAGATAFWNAEGVALKHQRPAAREFKVDDYGAPSYPELVLATTRETLETDAPVVRATIRALRRGYESAINDPDSAVSALTDEEPTLNRTLTSEQLDAVSPSFMAGADFFGQLQPAVLAKWATWEQRFGIVKKKPDVAAMFDTQVARSGLKSDPDA
- the cofH gene encoding 5-amino-6-(D-ribitylamino)uracil--L-tyrosine 4-hydroxyphenyl transferase CofH translates to MRRRVTFSRNVTLSLSRTCVSHCKYCAFQTHQTHLHTPDEVLALLDGAAKRSVKELLVLTGDDPAHHPGVRARLQELGFPDFVAYVVWCCEQALERGLLPHTNLGAVSREELARLREVTASQGLMLESTRADLVAHQGSPTKDPELRLQTIRMAGELKIPFTSGILMGIGETREDRVDALRALAAVHEEHGHLQEVILQNFVPHRKYYGEEPADIATEAAERFWRTGLRDVGGRAVVGVPEWASAISLEDLVDVIAVARELMPGVGIQVPPNLSEHWPELVAAGATDLGGLSANGDHISPEHPFPSPHQVRKRLAQDGVALTERLCVYGKYLDPEWVEQHVLDVVKVKYWSFIPRRGSGRTEAPFAIQSDLVGPAVARGRAGEPLSIEELTAMFASTDASAIEEMRAGADALRAELAGDTVTFVVNRNINVSNVCVVGCAFCGFGQGKRSPDAYQHDEEEFRGRVREAVDYGATELCMQSGIHPDWKLDDYLHWLRVAKDEASQLHLHAYSPMEIAHMCDISGLPPAAVFAQLRDAGLGSTPGTAAEVLHDGVRERISPNKLPVARWVEIIEASHRAGLRSTSTVMFGHIEEPWELATHMHVVRELQERTGGITEFVPLSFIPFMTLLGRTHGVEEISREENLKHTAVFRLALGKSIRNVQASWVKMGLDAATEALRWGVNDLGGTLMEESISRLAGSYHGVKLDPPELVAAAHAAGRPAAERSTLYDILREHPLGAPREAAA
- the greA gene encoding transcription elongation factor GreA, with the translated sequence MAEAITREGLAQLKSELEELEGEGRRTIAQRILVARELGDLSENAEYHAAKEDQAHLETKIARLTERLRNATVVESDADATVVTFGATVNVTEVSSGRSSSYTIVGATEADLKTGRLSAESPVAKALIGAAPGDTVAVSTPSGTRQFKVDSLG
- a CDS encoding ABC transporter ATP-binding protein, with amino-acid sequence MTSTTTTVGSTVRVEDVVKRYTLDEGVELVAADRVSLTVEPGAAVALTGPSGSGKSTLLHLVGGVDRADAGAIFVDDREVTALDGDALAAHRRHVGFVFQRFNLLGALTARDNVLAPVVPFKVGFDKAARAAELLAAVGLAGRERSLPSRMSGGQQQRVAIARALVWSPGLLLADEPTGNLDSRTGAAILDLLLSLRAERGTTILLATHDPVVASRCDRLVRLQDGHVTDDVDLRAGDVDVAALLAGGGA
- a CDS encoding ABC transporter permease, translated to MLRLIAAELRHRRGRALALLAGIAVATASFTVLTGASESSRLEVRGDVAQHFRTAYDVLVRPRGAVQPLERDEGLVQQAFASGTFGGITMDQYHEIRRTPGVDVAAPLAVFGYVLPTATIPVRLGDQLSPGPRSAFRVRTTWRADRGRVTVREPDSYVYVTRRPTRPDTGHIIGSPTIVQADEDLGARGYVPICPIASAPASPFSRAARSYLHCWSTRSGRNGLAPYGLAGTAPEDLGAAVQYPFPLLVAGIDPAAEAKLSGLDHTVVTGRYLRDGDTARVGEHRQVVPMLMATATNLDLSARADARRLPTSAADAVFAARDDRGAVKRTLAGARPGPVLARETVGARDAYATLIAQLRQPMGLDATWTSGQPRYTQLGPRHLVAQPIRSDPYIWGSALEVTGNTAGFVTVPATAHGTGFRRLDENTGTFAYNYPLPEIQAVGTFDPRRLTGFGDPDVMPLDPLQRSVATVADAASRRALGSGTLQPDGNMAGYLTQAPTVLTTLAARSMFLQPRVFGRSVERQQAQPISVVRVRVRGVHGPDKASRERIRLVAERIAAHTGLQVDVTAGASETPVRVDVPASGFGRPAVALREGWVKKGVATAILSAVDRKSLVLFFLVLLVCALFCVNATSAAVRSRSVELGVLACVGWPRRQLFSYLLIEVGVVGLAAGLVGLLVALPAGAALGLPVGGLRAFVAVPAATVLALAAGAVPAARAARSDPLEAVRPAVRPTGSARPIRSVRGLAIRNLLRVPGRTALGVVSLGVGVFALTALLAVTAAFRGAVVGTVLGDAIAVQVRTADYLAVGATLVLGGLAVADVLYLNLRDRSAEIATLRATGWREGQLTRLVALEGLGLGVVGGVLGAGIGLAAAVAFTGELTTAMPLVAGGAALLGILIAVGASLPPAAALRRLPTATLLAEE
- the cofE gene encoding coenzyme F420-0:L-glutamate ligase, translated to MTLVTARALAGLPEVRAGDDLAALIAGAHGAGGFAPGAVLVVAHKVVSKAEGRVVALRDVVPGERALTLAAQLGKDPRQVEVILRESAEVVRAEHGVLISRTHHGFVCANAGVDASNAAAADELILLPVDPDASARALRGALGRLGAGSPAVLIADSFGRAWRHGQCDVAVGIAGLAPLEDWRGRTDAHGRALRATWIAIADQAAAAADLARGGKDAGEPAVVVTGLERHVLPAGDDGPGVQALVRGREEDLFG
- the cofC gene encoding 2-phospho-L-lactate guanylyltransferase, producing MAPAPRRRGHHTVAILPVKRFGAAKQRLDNDLSDGTRRALAEAMVTDVLIALRRSKRVDEVLVVSGETMAVALAAGYDAAAVVDDPEDAGHSSAAVRGVDAAIERGATRVLLVPGDCPALDPAEVDALLADADGVETPDVVVVPDRHGTGTNALLLTPPDAIQPAFGPGSRERHERLAREAGATVAAIDVPTLGLDVDTVEDLAALRTALEDVRGGASHTRGLLARFSRVGGGAG